A genome region from Nocardia sp. NBC_00565 includes the following:
- a CDS encoding ABC transporter substrate-binding protein codes for MGTRRALLQAGLVLPLAACAPQLLWGDSGRVRIGVSWSGAELAAFRAVLARLAIAESVDVIPMGDDVGTAFTAGGKSAPDIVMLPQAGQVRDLVDDDRLRPIADGLWTDDAGLRYSEPWRQLLHQKGKPYGVPFKAADKSLVWYDRQAIERYRLGDPANWTIPDWIDRMEVLAGTPIRLLALAAGDGWVLTDFFENVLRAESPRTYDDLAVGQDNRTWDRPAVRAAFGHLARLWGQRHAFAGGVAVALTRQFPDAIRDVFEHGRAAMVIAPDFAEPIVRASLRAAGRQEDAVGIAQFPTVGLGGERPRIVGGDVVVVTKYAEQRADEVVAALAAPEAPLPWIEGDGGFIGPNLRTSARYSTLIEPIARSQTSWSAFDLSDQLGAVGARNGLWRILTAFLTTIGDGMNAHPERAIDTAITALDTFERGRR; via the coding sequence ATGGGGACCAGGAGAGCACTGCTGCAAGCGGGGTTGGTTCTGCCGCTGGCTGCTTGTGCGCCGCAATTGCTGTGGGGGGATTCGGGGCGGGTTCGGATCGGGGTGTCGTGGAGCGGTGCGGAGTTGGCGGCATTTCGGGCGGTGCTGGCGCGGTTGGCCATTGCGGAATCGGTGGATGTGATTCCGATGGGCGACGATGTCGGGACCGCGTTCACCGCGGGCGGTAAATCGGCGCCGGATATCGTCATGCTGCCGCAGGCGGGACAGGTCCGTGATCTCGTCGATGACGATCGACTGCGACCGATCGCCGATGGGCTGTGGACCGACGATGCCGGGTTGCGCTATTCGGAGCCGTGGCGACAGTTGTTGCACCAGAAGGGAAAACCGTACGGGGTGCCGTTCAAAGCGGCGGATAAATCGCTGGTCTGGTACGACCGGCAGGCGATCGAGCGCTATCGCCTCGGCGACCCGGCCAATTGGACGATCCCTGATTGGATTGATCGGATGGAGGTGCTCGCCGGTACGCCGATCCGGCTGCTCGCCCTCGCGGCCGGGGACGGGTGGGTGTTGACCGACTTCTTCGAGAATGTGCTGCGCGCCGAATCACCGCGCACTTACGACGATTTGGCGGTTGGGCAGGACAACCGAACCTGGGACCGTCCGGCCGTGCGTGCCGCGTTCGGACATCTCGCGCGGTTGTGGGGACAGCGGCACGCCTTCGCAGGTGGTGTCGCAGTAGCCTTGACCAGGCAGTTTCCGGACGCGATCCGGGATGTGTTCGAGCACGGGCGCGCCGCCATGGTGATCGCCCCCGATTTCGCCGAACCCATTGTGCGCGCGAGTCTTCGGGCCGCCGGGCGGCAGGAGGACGCGGTCGGTATCGCGCAGTTCCCGACCGTCGGCCTCGGCGGGGAGCGCCCGCGAATTGTCGGCGGTGATGTCGTGGTGGTGACCAAATACGCCGAACAGCGCGCCGACGAGGTGGTCGCGGCGCTGGCCGCACCCGAGGCGCCCCTGCCCTGGATCGAGGGCGACGGCGGCTTCATCGGCCCGAATCTTCGGACCTCCGCGCGGTATTCGACGTTGATCGAGCCGATCGCGCGATCGCAGACCTCGTGGAGTGCCTTCGACCTCTCCGATCAGCTCGGGGCCGTCGGCGCCCGAAATGGGCTGTGGCGCATCCTGACTGCCTTCCTCACTACGATCGGTGACGGGATGAACGCACATCCGGAGCGCGCGATCGATACCGCGATCACCGCACTCGATACCTTCGAGCGGGGCCGCCGATGA
- a CDS encoding tetratricopeptide repeat protein: MTQPRGHESAPQTTPRSSIWEGVLGTAEVVAWALVLELGRNIVVNSLGDNSAVKVIGGLLRGLAVVVVLAAGTYVVYRRVEKFRERLRTERELALIAELVEPGEPVRFVGARDCPDPPQEVLDHDPTLAALRDLPVHEFETAALLAVLSAILDAPTRLPSDSPPQQRNAALLLEDLAVRGIVAYLGADRYCLRKTPRLPVLAEVVTGPRWQAALPALLHHYADRATRWAIALESVRFAKGARRWFEAEEPYLRKLFPAPSVRLPAAAIHELARIVDALDVWYARKGLSENTSGVADALRRLTDPDEFPLRADLAELRAGRLQRRPPKYRPRGLSTSLSARWAHYTALDRLAVASPSPLVLVDAENQLEAAWWLLPRADVAGEVCALINLAVVHLHQGRLDAAQDRLELAEALTRAGRYPAGRAHVFETLGILWWTRGEPRRALRHWQRALTGYRELDDDLGTGRCLQHLGSAVVVAPEYGGLLLGTDPPLTRAEVLRQAGGWLAEASRLHPDALHAQHYARQAGSTLGAVGDWPLPAPEPHWTGR; the protein is encoded by the coding sequence ATGACACAGCCGCGCGGGCACGAATCGGCACCGCAGACCACACCGCGATCCTCGATCTGGGAGGGCGTGCTCGGCACCGCGGAGGTGGTCGCGTGGGCGCTGGTACTGGAACTGGGCCGCAATATCGTGGTGAATTCGCTCGGCGACAACAGTGCGGTCAAGGTGATCGGTGGTCTGCTGCGTGGGCTGGCCGTCGTCGTTGTGCTGGCCGCTGGGACGTATGTGGTGTACCGGCGCGTCGAGAAGTTTCGCGAAAGACTGCGCACCGAACGGGAACTCGCGCTGATCGCGGAACTGGTCGAGCCGGGAGAACCGGTCCGATTCGTCGGTGCCAGAGACTGTCCCGATCCGCCGCAAGAGGTTCTGGATCACGACCCCACGCTGGCGGCCTTGCGGGACCTGCCGGTCCACGAATTCGAAACGGCCGCATTGCTGGCCGTGTTGTCGGCGATTCTCGATGCGCCCACGCGACTGCCGTCGGATTCGCCACCGCAGCAGCGCAACGCGGCGCTACTGCTGGAGGACCTCGCGGTGCGGGGCATCGTGGCATATCTCGGGGCCGACCGCTACTGCCTGCGCAAGACGCCTCGGCTGCCGGTGCTGGCCGAGGTCGTTACCGGTCCGCGCTGGCAGGCGGCGCTGCCAGCGCTACTGCACCACTATGCCGACCGCGCGACCCGCTGGGCGATCGCGTTGGAATCGGTTCGTTTCGCCAAGGGGGCACGGCGGTGGTTCGAGGCGGAGGAACCGTACCTGCGCAAGCTCTTCCCGGCGCCTTCGGTGCGCCTACCGGCCGCCGCGATACACGAGCTCGCCCGTATCGTCGACGCCCTGGATGTCTGGTATGCCCGGAAAGGACTGTCGGAGAATACCTCCGGTGTGGCCGATGCACTCCGTCGGCTGACGGATCCGGATGAATTCCCGCTGCGTGCCGACCTGGCTGAGTTGCGGGCGGGCAGACTCCAACGGCGGCCGCCGAAGTATCGTCCGCGCGGCTTGTCGACCAGTCTGTCCGCGCGTTGGGCGCACTACACCGCGTTGGATCGACTCGCCGTCGCATCGCCGAGCCCGCTCGTGCTGGTCGATGCGGAGAATCAGCTGGAGGCCGCCTGGTGGCTGCTGCCGCGAGCAGATGTGGCGGGGGAGGTCTGCGCGTTGATCAACCTGGCCGTCGTACATCTGCATCAGGGCCGGCTCGACGCTGCACAGGACCGTCTGGAACTCGCCGAAGCTCTCACCCGCGCGGGCCGTTACCCGGCGGGTCGCGCGCACGTATTCGAAACGCTCGGCATCCTCTGGTGGACGCGTGGCGAACCCCGTCGGGCCCTGCGGCACTGGCAGCGGGCGCTCACCGGCTACCGCGAACTCGATGACGACCTCGGCACCGGCCGCTGCCTGCAGCACCTCGGCTCGGCCGTGGTCGTCGCCCCGGAATACGGCGGCCTATTGCTCGGTACCGATCCACCCCTGACCCGCGCGGAAGTGCTCCGTCAGGCCGGTGGCTGGCTCGCCGAGGCAAGCAGGCTCCACCCGGATGCCCTGCATGCCCAACACTATGCCCGGCAGGCCGGTTCCACTCTCGGTGCCGTGGGCGACTGGCCGCTGCCCGCCCCGGAACCGCACTGGACTGGCCGCTGA
- a CDS encoding cytochrome P450: MTIPSAQGRSGRAPLSSPIDTDGPRVSLYSPEFAADPHAAYRAMRERYGALVPVELAAGVPATLVIGYYTALQIMNDPDHFPADPRVWQRDVPDDCPVLPMMQWRPNALRNAGKEHARYRQVNTAGLDKVDQYRLHDTIAKLAIPLINSFCGDGSADLVRQYAFPLAFAVLNAMLGCPAELAQQAATGMAAIFEGVDADRGNQLLIGAMAELIQLKRVEPGDDITSRMLLHPAGLSDTEMVHQLGTLYGAGIEPQQNLIVNTLLLILTDERFGGSVLGGSLVTRDALDEVLFNDPPMANFCLSYPRQPILIDNVWLPAHQPVVISMAACNADPQIAANQYAGNRSHLSWGAGPHVCPASSMAYLIAQDAIDQLLDALPEIRLACTPDDLTWRPGPFHRALTALPITFPASPPLPQL, encoded by the coding sequence ATGACGATTCCGTCAGCGCAGGGCCGGTCCGGTCGCGCACCGCTCAGTTCGCCGATTGATACGGACGGTCCGCGGGTTTCGTTGTATTCGCCGGAGTTCGCGGCGGATCCACACGCGGCGTATCGGGCGATGCGGGAGCGATACGGGGCGCTGGTGCCGGTGGAGTTGGCGGCGGGCGTGCCCGCGACATTGGTGATCGGGTATTACACGGCGTTGCAGATCATGAATGATCCGGATCACTTTCCGGCGGATCCGCGGGTCTGGCAGCGCGATGTGCCCGACGACTGCCCGGTGCTGCCGATGATGCAGTGGCGGCCGAACGCGTTGCGCAATGCCGGCAAGGAGCATGCGCGCTATCGACAGGTCAATACCGCGGGTCTGGACAAGGTCGATCAGTACCGCCTGCACGACACCATAGCGAAACTCGCGATACCGCTGATCAATTCGTTCTGCGGGGACGGATCGGCGGATCTGGTGCGCCAGTACGCGTTTCCGCTCGCCTTCGCGGTGCTCAACGCCATGCTCGGGTGTCCGGCCGAACTCGCGCAGCAGGCCGCGACGGGGATGGCCGCGATCTTCGAGGGCGTCGACGCGGACCGCGGGAACCAGCTGCTCATCGGCGCCATGGCGGAGTTGATCCAGCTCAAGCGCGTCGAGCCCGGCGACGATATCACCTCGCGGATGCTGCTGCACCCGGCCGGGCTCAGCGATACCGAGATGGTGCACCAGTTGGGCACGTTGTACGGCGCCGGCATCGAACCGCAACAGAATCTGATCGTGAACACGCTGCTGCTGATCCTCACCGACGAGCGGTTCGGCGGCAGTGTGCTGGGCGGTAGCCTCGTGACGCGCGACGCGCTCGATGAGGTGTTGTTCAACGATCCGCCGATGGCCAACTTCTGCCTCAGCTATCCGCGCCAGCCGATCCTCATCGACAACGTGTGGTTGCCCGCGCACCAGCCGGTCGTCATCAGTATGGCCGCCTGCAACGCCGATCCGCAGATTGCCGCGAATCAATACGCGGGCAACAGATCCCATTTGTCCTGGGGCGCCGGACCGCACGTCTGCCCGGCCAGTTCGATGGCATACCTGATCGCCCAGGACGCCATCGACCAACTACTCGACGCACTCCCCGAAATCCGTCTTGCCTGCACACCCGACGACCTGACCTGGCGGCCGGGCCCGTTCCACCGGGCCCTCACCGCACTGCCGATCACCTTCCCGGCCTCCCCGCCCCTACCTCAGCTGTAA
- a CDS encoding LLM class F420-dependent oxidoreductase — protein sequence MRLSISLADFTWPDSPDGIGVRVDRIVRAADQAGLDSVFVMDHLFQIGSNGPPEHDMLEAYAALGYIAGRTERIRLGALVTAVSYRDPGLLVKSVTTLDVLSGGRAWLGIGAAWNADESAGLGLFFPPTSQRYERLEETLRIARQMWEGSEKPFHGKHYTLTRPLNVPNSLTRPHPPIMIGGQGERKTLRLVAQYADACNLFGPSVDIVAAKLAVLRGHCEAVARPYDEIEKTMVAYFYPDKSVAEQVDSFGRFAEVGIEHIVLGRPGPFVVEDFEKLAELVLAVR from the coding sequence ATGCGATTGAGTATTTCTCTTGCCGACTTCACCTGGCCGGATTCGCCGGATGGGATCGGAGTGCGGGTCGATCGGATCGTGCGTGCGGCCGATCAGGCCGGGCTCGACTCGGTGTTCGTCATGGACCATCTGTTCCAGATCGGGTCGAACGGTCCGCCGGAGCACGACATGCTCGAGGCCTACGCCGCGCTGGGGTATATCGCTGGGCGGACCGAGCGAATTCGGCTGGGCGCGTTGGTGACTGCGGTGAGCTACCGGGATCCCGGGCTGCTGGTCAAGAGTGTCACGACCCTCGATGTGCTCTCCGGCGGCCGCGCCTGGCTCGGTATCGGTGCGGCCTGGAATGCCGATGAATCCGCGGGGCTCGGGCTGTTCTTTCCGCCGACATCGCAGCGGTACGAACGACTCGAGGAGACCCTGCGGATCGCGCGGCAGATGTGGGAAGGGTCCGAAAAGCCGTTCCACGGTAAGCATTACACGCTTACGCGGCCGCTGAACGTACCCAACTCACTGACCCGCCCGCATCCGCCGATCATGATCGGCGGCCAGGGTGAGCGCAAGACGCTCAGACTGGTCGCGCAATATGCGGACGCCTGCAACCTCTTCGGCCCATCCGTCGATATTGTGGCCGCCAAACTCGCTGTCCTGCGAGGACACTGCGAGGCGGTCGCCCGACCCTACGATGAGATCGAGAAGACCATGGTCGCGTACTTCTATCCGGATAAATCGGTTGCGGAGCAAGTCGATTCGTTCGGCCGTTTCGCCGAGGTCGGGATCGAGCACATCGTGCTGGGGCGGCCGGGTCCGTTCGTGGTGGAGGACTTCGAGAAGCTCGCCGAATTGGTGCTCGCGGTCAGGTGA
- a CDS encoding FxsB family cyclophane-forming radical SAM/SPASM peptide maturase, whose translation MIKVHSRCDLACNHCYMYEHVDQSWRGRPMGLAPETATRIAFRIAEHASAHALPEVAIVLHGGEPLLLGVDRTREFLAALHAAIAPVARLNLHIHTNAILLSAAYLDMFAEYNVRVGVSLDGDRAANDRHRLYRNGRSSYDQVIASLDLLRKPQYRALYSGLLCTVDIANDPIAVYRGLLEQQPPRMDLLLPHSNWEHQPPGLRIPRDPNQPQRGGGEYAQWLIAMFDAWNADGRPVPLRTFESVVAAMYGRPSTAEAIGLDPVDLLVIETDGTLEQVDSLKTAFEGAAATGLNVWDNCFDEAAVLPGITVRRDGIDGVSATCRSCDVVQVCGGGFYPHRYRPGTGFDNPSVYCSDLKEMIDHVAESEAAAGRGGAQTSAHDTIAELHSLSDDEFDQLAAGFGDAATVSWLAQAQSSLQRELLSAVGRFGPQDDERFTAAWDVLVSLDASAPDAVATVLAHPYTRVWATTLLEGVSKGEMVAEDVHHLQAVAASAALHASKDLRLPVPVRAGVAPLPTFGALKAIGDEQVWIDTGSVEELDLIHPLRRLTATDLNVPLEDTDPYRIGHSYAADRLGDAEAHRWQLAFAEGIDFIDEHLTVYAPGLRAGLRAVMPMEPDENYDRSASMRLAFGAVGIGLRRALVSAALPLIHEFQHVKMGAILDMFELFDRSDTALRYYAPWRPDPRPIEGLLQGTYAHIGVTDFWRVHRTRAEGAQRQESEREFVRWRMMTAEAIRQLQASGSLTALGERFVTGMSATVRPWLAESVDPAAESAAVRAAETHRATFDERMQVSRAVD comes from the coding sequence GTGATCAAGGTGCATAGCCGGTGCGATTTGGCGTGCAATCACTGCTATATGTATGAGCACGTCGACCAATCCTGGCGTGGTCGCCCGATGGGGCTGGCTCCGGAGACGGCCACCCGGATTGCGTTCCGCATCGCCGAACATGCGTCGGCGCATGCGCTGCCGGAGGTCGCCATCGTGCTGCACGGCGGCGAACCGCTGCTGCTCGGTGTGGACCGCACCAGGGAATTCCTGGCCGCTCTGCACGCGGCCATCGCCCCGGTGGCCCGCCTGAATCTGCATATCCATACCAACGCGATCCTGCTCAGCGCGGCTTACCTCGACATGTTCGCCGAATACAATGTGCGGGTAGGTGTTTCGCTGGACGGCGACCGCGCCGCCAACGACCGGCATCGGCTGTACCGCAACGGACGCAGCAGTTATGACCAGGTGATCGCGAGCCTCGACCTGTTGCGCAAGCCGCAGTATCGCGCACTGTATTCCGGCCTGCTGTGCACGGTGGATATCGCCAACGATCCGATCGCCGTCTATCGCGGGTTGCTGGAGCAGCAGCCGCCGCGCATGGATCTGCTACTGCCGCATTCGAATTGGGAACATCAGCCACCGGGATTGCGGATACCGCGCGACCCGAACCAGCCGCAGCGGGGTGGCGGCGAGTACGCGCAATGGCTCATCGCCATGTTCGACGCATGGAATGCTGACGGTCGACCGGTACCGCTGCGTACCTTCGAATCGGTGGTGGCGGCCATGTACGGCCGTCCGAGCACCGCCGAGGCCATCGGACTCGATCCGGTGGATCTGCTGGTGATCGAAACCGATGGCACGCTCGAGCAGGTCGATTCGCTCAAGACCGCCTTCGAAGGTGCGGCGGCGACCGGACTGAACGTGTGGGACAACTGCTTCGACGAGGCTGCCGTGCTCCCCGGAATCACCGTGCGTCGCGACGGTATCGACGGCGTCAGCGCCACCTGCCGGTCCTGTGACGTGGTTCAGGTCTGCGGTGGTGGGTTCTATCCGCACCGATACCGACCGGGCACCGGATTCGACAATCCCTCTGTCTACTGCTCCGATTTGAAGGAGATGATCGATCATGTGGCCGAGTCGGAAGCCGCGGCAGGAAGAGGCGGCGCGCAGACCTCCGCACATGACACCATCGCTGAGTTGCACAGCTTGTCCGATGACGAATTCGACCAACTGGCAGCCGGTTTCGGTGATGCCGCCACGGTGAGTTGGCTGGCACAGGCCCAGTCTTCGCTGCAGCGCGAATTATTGTCTGCCGTCGGCCGATTCGGTCCACAGGACGACGAAAGATTCACCGCCGCTTGGGATGTGCTCGTCTCCCTGGACGCATCCGCGCCCGACGCAGTGGCCACGGTGCTGGCGCATCCCTACACCCGGGTATGGGCCACCACACTGCTGGAGGGGGTGAGCAAGGGTGAGATGGTGGCCGAGGATGTCCACCACTTGCAAGCGGTCGCCGCGAGTGCGGCGCTGCACGCGAGTAAGGATTTGCGGTTACCGGTGCCGGTGCGTGCGGGCGTTGCGCCGCTGCCCACCTTCGGGGCACTGAAAGCCATTGGGGACGAACAGGTCTGGATCGATACCGGCTCGGTCGAGGAGCTGGATCTGATACATCCATTGCGTCGGCTGACGGCGACCGACCTGAACGTCCCACTGGAGGACACCGACCCCTACCGCATCGGCCACAGCTATGCGGCCGATCGGCTCGGCGACGCCGAAGCGCATCGGTGGCAGCTCGCTTTCGCCGAGGGGATCGACTTCATCGACGAACATCTCACCGTTTACGCGCCAGGGCTGCGCGCCGGCTTGCGCGCGGTCATGCCGATGGAGCCGGATGAGAACTACGACCGAAGCGCCTCTATGCGACTGGCTTTCGGCGCGGTCGGCATCGGGCTGCGACGGGCGCTGGTATCGGCCGCGCTGCCGCTGATCCACGAATTCCAACACGTGAAGATGGGTGCCATCCTCGACATGTTCGAATTGTTCGACCGCTCCGATACAGCGCTGCGGTATTACGCACCGTGGCGACCGGATCCACGTCCGATCGAGGGGTTGTTGCAAGGCACCTACGCCCATATCGGCGTGACCGATTTCTGGCGGGTGCATCGCACGCGCGCCGAGGGGGCACAGCGCCAGGAATCGGAGCGGGAGTTCGTGCGGTGGCGGATGATGACCGCGGAAGCGATTCGTCAACTCCAGGCGTCCGGATCATTGACTGCGCTGGGGGAGCGGTTCGTCACGGGCATGAGTGCGACCGTGCGGCCGTGGCTCGCCGAATCGGTCGACCCCGCCGCGGAAAGTGCTGCGGTGCGCGCCGCCGAAACGCACCGCGCCACCTTCGACGAGCGCATGCAGGTGAGCCGTGCCGTCGATTGA
- a CDS encoding aKG-HExxH-type peptide beta-hydroxylase has product MPSIESVHSLSEDQFAQLAAGFGDVVTVRWLVQAQASVQRELLAAVGRFGPHDDARFAAAWDVLVGLDASAPDAVAAVLAHPYTRVWATALLENISRAEFVAADVYHLEAVAASAALLAGAKLRMPVPARDGVAPLPMFGALGAAERGWIDTGDGDVVLAEPVRKLTYGDLTVTLEDTDPYRALPYLGSEIHPTGRLSDVEAERWQQAFVGAVGFIEEHLPAYMPGLRAGLRTILPLRPEGPTNRSASARLAFGAVGIAARHLDPEPLAELLVHEFQHVKLGAMMDAFELYDRADIEPRYHPPCFSHPRPIEGLLHSTYAHLAITDFWRVQRTVTTGAAAEVAERRFAEVRMLTAEGIALLADAGSLTALGDTIVEAMRSRITV; this is encoded by the coding sequence GTGCCGTCGATTGAGTCCGTACACAGTCTGTCAGAGGATCAATTCGCCCAGCTGGCAGCGGGTTTCGGCGATGTGGTGACGGTGCGTTGGCTGGTGCAGGCGCAGGCCTCGGTGCAACGTGAATTGTTGGCGGCGGTAGGCAGATTCGGCCCGCACGACGATGCGCGCTTCGCCGCCGCATGGGATGTGCTGGTGGGCTTGGACGCATCGGCACCGGACGCGGTCGCGGCGGTGCTCGCTCACCCCTACACTCGGGTGTGGGCGACCGCACTGCTCGAAAACATCAGTCGCGCTGAGTTCGTCGCCGCGGATGTCTACCACTTGGAGGCGGTTGCGGCGAGCGCCGCGCTGCTGGCAGGCGCGAAGCTGCGAATGCCGGTGCCCGCGCGCGACGGTGTGGCGCCTTTGCCGATGTTCGGCGCGTTGGGGGCTGCGGAGCGGGGATGGATCGATACCGGCGACGGGGACGTCGTACTGGCCGAGCCGGTGCGCAAGCTGACCTATGGCGATCTGACGGTCACGCTGGAGGACACCGATCCCTATCGGGCGCTGCCTTATCTCGGGAGCGAAATTCACCCGACCGGGAGGTTGAGTGATGTCGAGGCCGAGCGGTGGCAGCAGGCTTTCGTGGGCGCTGTCGGATTCATCGAAGAGCATCTGCCCGCGTATATGCCCGGCTTGCGTGCCGGTCTGCGGACGATATTGCCACTGCGACCGGAGGGCCCGACGAACCGGAGCGCCTCGGCCAGACTGGCGTTCGGCGCCGTGGGCATCGCCGCCCGGCACCTGGATCCGGAACCACTCGCCGAACTGCTGGTGCACGAATTCCAGCACGTCAAGCTGGGTGCAATGATGGACGCCTTTGAACTCTACGACCGTGCCGATATCGAACCGCGTTACCACCCGCCATGTTTTTCGCATCCGCGCCCGATCGAAGGCCTGCTGCACAGCACCTACGCTCACCTCGCCATCACCGACTTCTGGCGAGTCCAGCGCACCGTGACGACCGGAGCGGCAGCCGAGGTCGCCGAGCGTCGCTTCGCCGAAGTCCGTATGCTCACCGCCGAAGGTATTGCGCTACTGGCGGACGCCGGATCGCTCACCGCCCTGGGGGACACCATTGTCGAGGCAATGCGAAGCAGGATTACTGTCTAG
- a CDS encoding PaaI family thioesterase yields MTSIDTHSNGTVAARVNELTTVFERGLQENLGVGASLGIRLQTAGDGYTRYYLDPNPATINAMFTVHGGVIATLMDTAMGSAVFTKLGDGVAYTTLELKVNFIRSVTLDGSRLTCEANAIHVGRRTATAEGRITDANGKLIAHGSTTILVLPSEQ; encoded by the coding sequence ATGACCAGCATCGACACGCACAGTAATGGGACCGTCGCGGCACGCGTCAACGAACTGACCACGGTATTCGAGCGGGGGCTGCAGGAGAATCTGGGAGTCGGCGCGTCGCTGGGGATTCGGTTGCAGACCGCGGGGGACGGCTACACGCGGTACTACCTGGATCCCAATCCGGCCACCATCAATGCCATGTTCACGGTGCACGGCGGGGTGATCGCGACGCTGATGGATACCGCGATGGGCAGCGCCGTCTTCACGAAACTCGGTGACGGCGTGGCCTATACGACCCTGGAGCTCAAGGTGAACTTCATCCGGTCGGTGACGCTGGACGGGTCGCGACTCACGTGTGAGGCCAACGCGATTCACGTCGGGCGACGCACCGCGACCGCGGAGGGGCGGATCACCGACGCGAACGGCAAATTGATCGCACACGGTTCGACCACGATCCTGGTGTTGCCTTCGGAGCAGTGA
- a CDS encoding acyl-ACP desaturase, protein MNIESALIPVDEVAAAVDGFLAASPAARAWDVETAFDWSHADANRLTDGQRSAVQFVTLIEDHLPGYFDVYHRHFPVDDTVDRDTFIHNRELYHFTVRWALEEDTHARALTRYQEASGIAERGSLRAELAIEGQKPFDLPYDHPVQFFAYALVQEKATQMYYQHLRDVVDDPILAAVLGRLARDEARHFSFMADVVGRYLRVQGDATVEPIRDVIANFRMPLADTMRGYWRWALKIADVAAYDHTEAYDHLVKVIDRTVDARSDRLDELVRFIEECHSLA, encoded by the coding sequence ATGAATATCGAATCCGCACTGATTCCCGTCGACGAGGTGGCGGCGGCGGTCGACGGCTTCCTCGCCGCCTCGCCCGCCGCCCGGGCCTGGGATGTGGAGACCGCCTTCGACTGGTCACACGCCGACGCCAACCGGCTCACCGACGGCCAGCGCTCGGCGGTGCAGTTCGTCACCCTCATCGAGGATCACCTGCCCGGCTATTTCGATGTGTACCACCGGCATTTCCCGGTGGACGACACCGTGGATCGCGACACCTTCATCCACAACCGCGAGCTCTACCACTTCACCGTGCGCTGGGCCTTGGAGGAGGACACGCACGCCCGTGCCCTCACCAGATACCAAGAGGCTTCCGGTATCGCCGAACGTGGCTCGCTGCGTGCGGAATTGGCGATCGAAGGGCAGAAACCGTTCGACCTGCCCTACGACCACCCCGTGCAGTTCTTCGCCTACGCGCTGGTTCAGGAGAAGGCGACCCAGATGTACTACCAGCACCTGCGCGATGTGGTCGACGATCCAATTCTCGCGGCGGTGCTCGGGCGGCTCGCGCGCGACGAGGCACGGCATTTCAGCTTCATGGCCGATGTGGTCGGTCGTTATCTGCGGGTGCAGGGCGATGCCACGGTGGAGCCGATCCGCGATGTGATCGCCAACTTCCGCATGCCGTTGGCCGACACCATGCGTGGCTATTGGCGGTGGGCGCTGAAGATCGCCGATGTGGCCGCCTACGACCACACCGAGGCGTACGATCATCTGGTCAAGGTGATCGACCGGACGGTGGACGCCAGATCCGATCGGCTCGACGAACTGGTGCGATTCATCGAAGAATGCCACTCGCTGGCGTGA
- a CDS encoding SAM-dependent methyltransferase, whose product MTTTADTNQHYDLDPDIFGQFLDPLRKYSSALYNSPTDTLEQAQRQKLRFVADRLGLHGGERLLDVGCGWGSLILFMAEEFGCDTTGISPAPRQHEYIAEQAVARGVAERVHTEVGHFERIDFPVRGFDAVTLLGSIVHMPDLGEIFRRARAVLRRGGALYVSESCFRNASARNAFDTRVGTEFVREDIFGWGDLRPLSDLVSAAEDAGFSIIAVDDLTEHYRRTIDDWIANVDAAAERIDAHGPGLAAKLRHYLEIANAGWGYTTKHYALTCRNVR is encoded by the coding sequence ATGACCACCACCGCCGACACCAACCAGCACTACGACCTGGACCCGGATATCTTCGGCCAGTTCCTGGACCCGCTGCGCAAATACAGCTCCGCCCTGTACAACTCGCCGACTGACACCCTCGAGCAGGCGCAGCGGCAGAAACTGCGCTTCGTGGCCGATCGGCTCGGCTTGCACGGCGGCGAGCGTCTGCTGGATGTCGGCTGCGGCTGGGGTTCGCTGATCCTGTTCATGGCCGAGGAATTCGGTTGCGATACCACGGGAATCAGCCCCGCGCCGCGCCAGCACGAGTACATCGCCGAACAGGCGGTCGCACGTGGTGTCGCCGAGCGGGTGCATACCGAGGTCGGGCACTTCGAACGAATCGACTTCCCGGTGCGCGGCTTCGACGCGGTGACGCTGCTCGGCTCGATCGTGCACATGCCCGACCTCGGCGAGATCTTCCGGCGCGCCCGTGCCGTGCTGCGCCGCGGCGGCGCACTGTACGTCTCGGAGAGCTGCTTCCGAAATGCCTCCGCCCGCAATGCCTTCGACACCCGGGTCGGCACCGAGTTCGTGCGCGAGGACATCTTCGGCTGGGGCGATCTGCGTCCGCTCTCGGATCTGGTGAGCGCCGCCGAGGACGCCGGATTCTCGATCATCGCGGTGGACGACCTCACCGAGCACTACCGCCGCACCATCGATGACTGGATCGCCAATGTCGACGCGGCCGCCGAGCGCATCGACGCGCACGGGCCGGGGCTGGCCGCGAAGCTGCGGCACTACCTCGAGATCGCCAATGCCGGATGGGGTTATACGACCAAGCATTACGCGCTGACCTGCCGTAATGTCCGGTAG